A stretch of DNA from Nitrospira sp. KM1:
CTTCCTGCTCTCGGCCACATTTGATTTTTGAGAGTACGGAAGTTCTACATTCCCACCATGGAGTGCTGATGCGACCGAAGCTCGGTCCATCTGAAGATGGTCTGGTGGCCGGTGAAGACTATCCGTTGCCGCCGCCGATCTGCTTCCGCATCCAGCGGACCAGTTCATCCTTGGTTTGCTCACCGGCCGCAACACGGCGCGTCGCGGTTTCGAGGTATTGGGGAGGTGGCAACTGCTCGATGCCGTTTACACGCAAAAAAGCCAGAGCCGACAATGCCGCGGTCCGCTTATTTCCATCAAAAAATGGATGGTTTTGAGCAATGTGGAAAAGATAGGCAGCAGCCATAGCGGCGAAGTCCGGGTGCAAATAGGTTCCGCCGAATTGTTGGCGAGGCATGGCCACTGCCGCATCGAGAAGTCTATGGTCTCTCACCCCGCCTAGGCCGCCTTCTTCTTCCAGGGTATCGGCATGGGCCAGTAACACATCTTCGACATTCAGAAAGATAATGTCGGCCATGACTCAATCAGCCAACCGCTTCAGCATTGGACCGTAGCGTTTCCGTAAGTCTTTGAGTATCTGCTTCATGTGCTCCGGTCCTACACCGACGTTGGCCGGCGTGATGACGAGGGCATTGCCGCTGAGTGTGATTTGAAGGGGGGTATCCTCCTGGATGCCGAGCGCTTCCATCATCGGTTTTTCGATGACCAGCGCCATGCTGTTCCCGTGCTTCTGAAGGGTTTTGATCATCACGCACCTCCGTTTGTACAATGTTATAACATGGCCATGTCGATGTCCATGGCGTCTTCATGTTCATGACGCGAGAAATTTTTTCAGTCTGTGGAATCTCCCCCTGATTCTTGTTTAGTGGGGTCAGTTCTTGACTTTGCACCGGAGGCTGCTGCAGCGTTCGCCCGTATGGTTCGCCCGCTGCGCGTACCGGCGGTTTGTCGCCGACGGCCTCCAGCAGGTGCTGCAGCACGTTGCCACGGCGTATCGGCTTCACGCCGCGCGTCATCGACCGGGCGCATCAGGCGGCATACCGGAACCGCCGTGTATCTCAAGCGCCCAAATGGGGGTCAGTTCTTGACTTTGCACGTGGCAAAGACTCGGGCTTGATGCGGTGAACGAGGTGCGGCTTCGATCGCCGTGTGAATTTTTCGAGATTGGCGACAGGGAGATGCAAAAGCGCACCGCGACGGTCTGCAGCGGTTCATCGCCACGCCCGGCAGCAAGTATGCCGCGGTGTGGAAGGCCTCGCGATGTGAGTCTTCGATGACGGCACTCACGGCGGAGTAGGTGGATAAACTGCCGCCGATCGCCGTCATCAGGGAAGATAGAGGGTTGAGCTTTCCCGCGCACGGTGATGGGGTAGAGGGCGCTGGAAAATTCGAGACGGAGCGGGCGAGCCATGGCACGAGACGATATGGTGGAGCTGGTGCAAAGTCAAGAACTGACCCCCTATTTGGCGTGTCAGTGATCTCAGTGCCCGATCCATCATCGTCCGCATTCTCAGCCGCTTCGCGTTGTTTGAATCTGATCACGATCGTTGTCCTGATCAGCGGTCTCTATCTCTGGTGGGAAAACGGATTGTTCGTTCGGACGTCCTCAGGTTGTTCATCCTCTCATGCACCCGGTCTTGATCTGGAAGAGAGTCTTTTTCCATAGGAATTTTCCCATGGGGATGACCGTCCCCATCGTGAGGCTCGAGGGGGAGGTTTAGTTTCTTCTCTGTTCTGACAGGAGGAGCGTTCGCAGTTCTTCGTATACGCTCCGACGGGGGCCCGCAAAGATGACATCGATGCAGGCTTCACCATCATTGAGTCGATAGATAATGCGATACGTCCGAATGCGATAGGCGCGCAGTCCGGCCAATTCAAACTGAAGCGCATGTCCGGCAACTGGTGCCACGAGAAGTTCTTTGATACCTTGCTTGATCTCGCGCTTGACTTGAGGATGGAATTTCCGGATTCGCTCGGCCGCTTCGCGCGTATAGCGTGCCCGATACCCCTTCACTGAGTGTCACGGCCAAACACCGCCTCATGGGAGACCCACTGCTTTTTCTCGGCCTGTTTCAACGACCGGCGAAGCCCGCGCATCGCTTTCTGATCGCTCAGAATCTCAATGGTCTCCATCAGTCCCTCGAACTGGTCCATACTCAGCAGCACCGCTGAAGGCACGCCATCGCGCGTAATCGCAACGATTTCCTGTTT
This window harbors:
- a CDS encoding type II toxin-antitoxin system death-on-curing family toxin — its product is MADIIFLNVEDVLLAHADTLEEEGGLGGVRDHRLLDAAVAMPRQQFGGTYLHPDFAAMAAAYLFHIAQNHPFFDGNKRTAALSALAFLRVNGIEQLPPPQYLETATRRVAAGEQTKDELVRWMRKQIGGGNG
- a CDS encoding AbrB/MazE/SpoVT family DNA-binding domain-containing protein, with translation MIKTLQKHGNSMALVIEKPMMEALGIQEDTPLQITLSGNALVITPANVGVGPEHMKQILKDLRKRYGPMLKRLAD
- a CDS encoding type II toxin-antitoxin system RelE/ParE family toxin translates to MKGYRARYTREAAERIRKFHPQVKREIKQGIKELLVAPVAGHALQFELAGLRAYRIRTYRIIYRLNDGEACIDVIFAGPRRSVYEELRTLLLSEQRRN
- a CDS encoding type II toxin-antitoxin system Phd/YefM family antitoxin; the encoded protein is MPQVDEFISVSEAKNKLLDLIRRMKHKQEIVAITRDGVPSAVLLSMDQFEGLMETIEILSDQKAMRGLRRSLKQAEKKQWVSHEAVFGRDTQ